In Methanomicrobium antiquum, one DNA window encodes the following:
- a CDS encoding type I restriction-modification system subunit M yields MATNNNEIETRLWAAADQLWANSDLRPSEYSIPVLGLIFLRYADLKFTLAKDEIEKESKGSGRRTIGKQNYHSKGVLFVPETARFSYLQKLPEGEDLGTAINAAMKQIETENEELKDVLPKSYNRIENTTLVELLRILSTIPAMEGDAFGKIYEYFLGKFAMKEGQKGGEFFTPTSLVRLIVNILQPYHGRIFDPASGSGGMFVQSARFVKNHKHDPGKELSVFGQERGAETIRLAKMNLAVHGLSGDIKQGNTYYEDLHKSFGRFDFVMANPPFNVSGVDKERIKDDPRFSLGTPSTDNANYLWIQLFYHSLNEKGRTGFVLANSAADARGAELEIRKKIIESGAVDAMVAISPNFFYTVTLPCTLWFFDCSKTDTERKDKVLFIDARHTFVQVDRAHREFSPEQIEFLANIARLSRGEKPEYIQGSEDLTKEHFPDEKYHDIPGLCKIATITDIKEQGWSLNPGRYVGIAAREDDGFDFKVRLEELNEEFEVLNTEAGELEARISENVAKLLEI; encoded by the coding sequence ATGGCGACGAACAACAACGAGATTGAGACCCGGCTATGGGCGGCTGCGGACCAGCTCTGGGCCAACTCGGATCTGAGACCTTCGGAATACTCAATACCTGTTCTCGGACTTATCTTCCTGCGGTATGCGGATCTTAAGTTCACTCTTGCAAAGGATGAGATTGAAAAAGAAAGTAAGGGTTCAGGACGCCGTACTATCGGAAAACAAAACTATCATTCAAAGGGCGTCCTTTTCGTTCCGGAAACGGCACGCTTCTCATATCTTCAGAAACTCCCCGAGGGCGAGGACCTGGGCACTGCCATAAACGCGGCGATGAAACAGATAGAGACTGAAAACGAAGAGTTAAAGGACGTTCTTCCAAAGAGCTACAACAGAATTGAAAATACAACACTTGTCGAACTCTTAAGAATCCTCTCTACAATTCCGGCGATGGAGGGAGATGCGTTTGGTAAAATATACGAGTATTTCCTCGGCAAGTTCGCGATGAAAGAGGGGCAGAAGGGCGGGGAGTTCTTCACGCCAACAAGCCTTGTAAGACTGATTGTAAACATTCTTCAGCCATATCACGGAAGGATATTTGACCCGGCTTCAGGCAGCGGCGGAATGTTTGTTCAGAGCGCCAGATTCGTTAAAAACCACAAGCACGATCCCGGAAAGGAACTCTCTGTCTTCGGTCAGGAGAGAGGGGCGGAGACAATACGACTTGCCAAGATGAACCTTGCAGTCCACGGACTCTCGGGCGACATCAAACAGGGCAACACCTACTATGAGGACTTGCACAAGAGTTTCGGACGCTTCGATTTCGTGATGGCAAATCCGCCTTTCAACGTCTCCGGTGTTGACAAGGAGAGGATAAAGGACGACCCGAGGTTTTCGCTTGGAACACCTTCGACTGACAACGCAAACTATCTCTGGATTCAGCTATTTTACCACTCGCTGAATGAGAAGGGAAGAACAGGGTTTGTGTTGGCAAACTCCGCTGCCGATGCACGCGGCGCAGAACTTGAGATAAGAAAGAAGATTATTGAGTCAGGAGCGGTTGATGCGATGGTTGCGATATCGCCAAACTTCTTCTACACCGTAACACTGCCATGCACCCTCTGGTTCTTTGACTGCTCAAAGACGGACACAGAAAGAAAGGACAAAGTCCTCTTCATCGACGCAAGACACACATTTGTTCAGGTTGACCGGGCACATCGTGAGTTTTCACCGGAGCAGATTGAATTTCTGGCAAACATAGCAAGACTCTCACGCGGTGAGAAACCCGAATACATTCAGGGCAGCGAAGACTTAACAAAAGAGCACTTCCCTGACGAAAAATACCATGACATCCCCGGACTGTGCAAAATAGCGACAATCACAGACATAAAAGAGCAGGGCTGGAGTTTAAATCCCGGACGGTATGTAGGAATCGCCGCAAGAGAGGATGACGGTTTTGACTTCAAAGTGCGCCTTGAGGAGTTAAACGAGGAGTTTGAGGTTTTAAATACAGAGGCGGGGGAGCTTGAGGCGAGGATTTCAGAGAATGTGGCAAAGCTTCTGGAGATCTGA
- a CDS encoding NYN domain-containing protein — MKDRVAVFTDNGYISKIVLNGTKIDFMKFCDLACEDRERLRTYFYDCMPYQSEPPTNEDKKRYANYCRFRDSVEKQPGFQMRFGKLSKKSDGSFEQKRVDILLAVERVRLSLGSSDRPCNSCYRRHSDFVPAVEAAKDAGVITSLYYSKKSIHDGLLQAVDERYVIDEDLLNSIKRK, encoded by the coding sequence ATGAAAGACCGTGTAGCTGTTTTTACAGATAACGGGTATATATCCAAGATTGTTCTCAATGGAACAAAGATAGATTTCATGAAATTTTGCGATCTTGCATGTGAGGATAGAGAGCGCCTCAGGACATATTTTTATGATTGTATGCCTTACCAGAGCGAGCCGCCTACTAATGAGGATAAAAAGAGATATGCCAATTATTGCAGGTTTAGAGATTCTGTAGAAAAACAGCCGGGATTTCAGATGCGGTTTGGAAAACTGAGTAAAAAGAGCGATGGAAGTTTTGAGCAGAAAAGAGTAGATATCCTGCTTGCTGTGGAGCGGGTCAGGCTAAGCTTGGGCTCATCAGATAGGCCATGCAATTCTTGTTACAGGAGACACAGCGACTTCGTTCCGGCAGTTGAGGCTGCAAAGGATGCAGGCGTTATAACCTCTCTTTATTATTCAAAAAAGTCTATTCACGATGGATTACTTCAGGCGGTCGATGAAAGATATGTAATAGATGAAGATTTATTAAACTCAATAAAAAGAAAATAA
- a CDS encoding cupin domain-containing protein: MVLICITAGCTTQISQEEAEYENADKISGDDSGCDYSEYHRTFMAVYPMSQDEGRLCYDSQVNFRELKGEYHPEDIVMSYSIGYMTISPGNMTPLHRQMNRSEYIFVTKGTAEILCDSTTVSIKAGESVILPKNVLQSVKSSGNEELVYITLIDPAYSGKSEITGDKLLNIDVTTNEVPIVIENPKKGIEWDIGSDMMIYSIANPALMPYMNLPFEYSVAYAELLPGGVAEENYLRGSSELICVIEGEIEVYAPGGIPVSVTAGNAAYIPANQSKGYRNSGEKTAKILSITDPAWTPEIWESV, from the coding sequence TTGGTTTTGATCTGCATTACAGCCGGGTGTACAACGCAGATTTCACAGGAAGAAGCTGAATACGAAAATGCTGATAAAATAAGCGGTGATGACTCCGGCTGTGATTATTCAGAATATCATAGAACTTTTATGGCAGTATATCCGATGTCACAAGATGAGGGCAGGCTATGCTATGATTCCCAGGTTAATTTCCGAGAGTTAAAAGGAGAATATCACCCTGAAGATATTGTTATGAGCTATAGCATCGGTTATATGACAATCTCCCCTGGCAATATGACACCTCTTCACAGACAGATGAACAGATCTGAGTACATCTTTGTAACAAAAGGCACAGCTGAGATTTTATGTGACAGCACAACCGTTTCTATAAAAGCCGGAGAATCTGTCATTCTTCCAAAAAATGTATTACAGTCCGTAAAATCATCAGGAAATGAAGAGCTGGTATATATTACTCTTATAGATCCTGCATATTCAGGTAAATCTGAAATAACCGGTGATAAACTATTGAATATTGATGTCACAACAAACGAAGTCCCTATTGTAATAGAAAACCCGAAAAAAGGCATTGAATGGGACATCGGCTCAGATATGATGATTTATTCAATTGCAAATCCTGCATTAATGCCCTATATGAATTTGCCTTTTGAATACAGCGTTGCCTATGCAGAACTTCTCCCCGGCGGAGTTGCGGAAGAAAATTATCTCAGAGGATCAAGTGAATTAATCTGCGTAATTGAAGGTGAAATTGAGGTTTACGCACCTGGCGGAATTCCTGTAAGTGTTACAGCCGGTAATGCAGCATACATTCCCGCAAACCAAAGCAAAGGCTATAGAAATTCCGGTGAGAAAACTGCAAAAATCCTGAGCATCACAGATCCTGCATGGACTCCGGAAATTTGGGAATCTGTGTGA
- a CDS encoding zinc ribbon domain-containing protein: MEKAKTCQSCGMPMAKESDFGTEKDGSRSEDYCTYCYQNGAYTEPEITIDEMAKKGGAIMSQMFEIPSENAVNFAKEQLFVLKRWAGLEIPSCESCGMPMKEESEFGTENDGSKSTRYCTYCYQEGEFTEPELTKEEAVSKYAPMMAEHLKMPLDKAKVMVESYLTTLPRWNN, translated from the coding sequence ATGGAAAAAGCAAAAACATGCCAGAGCTGTGGTATGCCGATGGCAAAGGAAAGCGACTTTGGAACTGAAAAAGACGGTTCTAGATCAGAGGATTACTGCACATACTGCTACCAGAATGGTGCATATACAGAACCTGAAATAACAATTGATGAGATGGCGAAAAAGGGCGGCGCCATTATGTCTCAGATGTTTGAGATACCTTCTGAAAATGCAGTAAACTTCGCAAAGGAGCAACTATTTGTCCTCAAAAGATGGGCCGGACTTGAAATTCCGTCATGCGAAAGCTGTGGAATGCCGATGAAGGAGGAAAGCGAGTTTGGAACTGAAAATGACGGGTCAAAATCGACAAGATACTGCACATACTGCTACCAGGAGGGTGAGTTCACAGAGCCGGAACTTACCAAAGAGGAGGCAGTGTCAAAATATGCACCGATGATGGCAGAACACCTGAAAATGCCTCTTGATAAGGCAAAAGTGATGGTTGAAAGCTATCTTACAACACTTCCGAGATGGAATAATTAA
- a CDS encoding PAS domain-containing protein, with the protein MAKEKILITDDEVSNAIKIRNLLRNNNYEISGLSVDAFDTIQQAGANKPDLVIMRIGISGSAGIIDAASKIIENYKIPVLFIIGESDLEVLEIVKKLNNPVVVLKPFTDEQILKSIDLAINRHKAEEKSRINKTSANTDPAETGLMEIPAAAITINKRGAVTRINKEMEFLTGFNRNKLIGRKFLSLIDTEDESEREDDEVCVWPDKVLLKKADGNSQKVSVLSGFIKSYGDNFDEQILIFKKETGEVSFASKDIDVIFTKVLNSLDDIVFVISNKMEITHYNQKFFSFARRLSISKLQLTKPAYEIPQFSKIASVNIYEELFKNGKEVKHIRKYGNDKETTYMLFHFIPLETDGIISHMITVMRDITEIEESRQKSGAIHDEFLKNSTLMKNIQSSMSDIRTALYQIVKFVEKNPEKLRDPAFKQVAVLSKNAEKKLIIFDRLWSRYETQLNMIQMNVKYKFNKK; encoded by the coding sequence ATGGCTAAAGAAAAAATACTAATTACCGATGATGAAGTATCAAATGCAATTAAAATCAGAAATCTGCTTAGGAATAATAATTACGAAATTTCAGGCCTTAGCGTTGACGCCTTTGATACTATTCAGCAGGCAGGCGCAAACAAACCCGACCTTGTAATAATGCGGATAGGAATCTCAGGAAGTGCAGGAATAATTGATGCGGCGTCAAAAATCATTGAAAACTACAAAATACCTGTCCTTTTCATCATTGGTGAGAGTGACCTTGAGGTTTTGGAGATCGTTAAAAAACTAAACAACCCTGTTGTAGTTTTAAAGCCCTTCACAGACGAACAGATACTAAAATCAATAGATTTAGCAATAAACAGGCATAAGGCAGAGGAAAAATCGCGTATAAACAAGACTTCTGCAAACACAGATCCAGCTGAAACCGGCCTTATGGAAATTCCTGCGGCGGCAATTACTATAAACAAAAGGGGAGCTGTCACAAGAATAAATAAAGAGATGGAGTTTTTAACAGGCTTTAACAGAAACAAACTTATTGGGAGGAAATTTTTATCTCTAATTGATACTGAGGATGAATCTGAAAGAGAGGATGATGAAGTCTGTGTCTGGCCGGATAAAGTGCTCTTAAAAAAAGCTGACGGGAATTCACAAAAAGTATCTGTCCTCTCAGGATTCATAAAATCTTATGGTGATAATTTCGATGAGCAAATTCTGATTTTTAAAAAGGAAACAGGAGAGGTAAGTTTTGCCTCAAAAGATATCGATGTGATTTTTACCAAGGTTTTAAATTCACTTGATGACATCGTGTTTGTAATAAGCAATAAAATGGAGATTACTCATTACAACCAGAAATTCTTTTCATTTGCAAGGCGTCTTTCAATCAGCAAACTTCAGCTTACAAAACCTGCCTATGAAATTCCCCAGTTTTCAAAAATTGCAAGTGTAAATATTTATGAAGAGCTTTTTAAGAATGGAAAAGAGGTTAAGCACATCAGAAAATACGGCAATGATAAAGAAACCACATACATGCTCTTCCATTTCATTCCGCTTGAGACTGACGGCATTATTTCTCATATGATAACTGTTATGCGAGACATTACCGAAATTGAAGAGTCAAGACAAAAATCAGGTGCTATTCATGATGAATTTCTGAAAAACAGTACACTTATGAAGAATATTCAGTCATCCATGTCTGATATAAGGACAGCTCTATATCAGATTGTCAAATTTGTTGAAAAGAACCCTGAAAAATTAAGAGATCCGGCATTCAAGCAGGTTGCTGTTCTATCCAAAAATGCCGAGAAGAAGCTTATTATCTTCGACAGACTCTGGTCCAGATACGAAACACAGCTTAATATGATTCAGATGAATGTAAAATATAAATTCAACAAAAAATAA
- the tmk gene encoding dTMP kinase, with protein MLVTIEGIDGSGKSTLIKGLIEELSDISPVFTREPGATWIGAQVRRGIKEKIDPVAEALLFVADHAAHLDTVIRPALKDKKIVISDRYTDSRYAYQSETLKGHLKDPKKWLSDIHNDWTIIPDITFLLVLPVDESLKRIQAERTDSEHFECKSVLENVQKNYLEQSEKDPVRFVIIDASKDKDEILKFVSEIIRQKLSN; from the coding sequence ATGCTGGTAACAATAGAAGGAATTGACGGAAGCGGAAAGTCAACCCTTATAAAAGGTCTTATTGAAGAATTAAGTGACATAAGTCCTGTTTTTACACGAGAGCCCGGCGCAACATGGATAGGTGCCCAGGTCAGACGCGGAATAAAGGAAAAAATAGATCCGGTTGCAGAAGCCCTTTTGTTTGTCGCAGACCACGCCGCACATCTGGATACGGTAATCAGGCCTGCATTGAAAGATAAAAAAATAGTCATATCTGACAGATATACAGATTCGAGATATGCCTACCAGTCAGAGACATTAAAAGGTCATCTAAAAGACCCGAAAAAATGGCTTTCTGACATTCACAACGACTGGACAATAATTCCGGACATCACTTTTCTTCTTGTTTTGCCTGTTGATGAATCACTAAAACGAATACAGGCAGAAAGAACAGACAGTGAACACTTTGAATGCAAAAGCGTTTTGGAAAATGTTCAGAAAAACTACCTTGAACAATCAGAAAAAGATCCGGTGCGTTTTGTAATTATAGACGCATCAAAAGACAAAGATGAGATATTGAAGTTTGTATCAGAAATCATCCGTCAAAAATTATCTAATTAA
- a CDS encoding HisA/HisF-related TIM barrel protein, giving the protein MKIFLAVDILKGNVVHGYKGLRNDYRPLDWGIASSTVPCEYLKEMKAKNVYLADLDRIEGTGDNDKEILACRGTAESAILNRGAKRPEDAMHEDWIKNVISTETCPKNQQDFPFEYFSIVIKDNLTYPDKKSPVESFLACSDWDFEGAIVMNLSSVGSEDRMGGLDIEKIRKVYPKTLIYGGGVSDMSDLKRLYEAGYDGAIIATAVHKGKVPVEILEDGEVCW; this is encoded by the coding sequence ATGAAAATTTTTCTTGCTGTTGATATTCTAAAAGGAAACGTAGTCCATGGATATAAAGGCCTGAGAAATGATTACCGGCCGCTGGACTGGGGAATTGCCAGTTCAACAGTCCCCTGTGAATATCTAAAAGAGATGAAGGCAAAGAATGTTTATTTAGCCGACCTCGACAGAATTGAAGGAACAGGCGATAACGATAAAGAAATTTTAGCATGCAGGGGAACTGCAGAATCTGCAATTCTGAACAGGGGTGCAAAAAGACCTGAAGATGCAATGCACGAAGACTGGATAAAAAATGTCATAAGCACCGAAACATGCCCAAAAAACCAGCAGGATTTTCCTTTTGAGTATTTCAGCATAGTAATAAAGGACAATCTTACATATCCTGACAAAAAATCCCCGGTTGAATCTTTTCTTGCCTGCAGTGACTGGGATTTTGAAGGAGCAATTGTCATGAATCTCTCAAGTGTCGGATCTGAAGACAGGATGGGCGGACTTGACATTGAAAAAATTAGAAAAGTCTATCCAAAAACACTAATCTACGGCGGCGGCGTCTCGGATATGTCTGATCTAAAAAGACTTTATGAGGCAGGATATGATGGCGCAATTATTGCAACAGCAGTTCATAAAGGCAAAGTTCCTGTTGAAATCCTGGAGGATGGAGAAGTATGCTGGTAA
- a CDS encoding (5-formylfuran-3-yl)methyl phosphate synthase, producing the protein MDLLVSPASVEEAKSALSADIIDVKKPSEGSLGANFPWVISEIKSMTEKPVSAAIGDYSFLPGSASQGAFGAACAGADFVKVGLMFKGDDNALEFIKAVTKAVKWKFPEKTVVIATYADYDRVDSISPFDMAPLAQKAGADIAMIDTAVKDGKGLFDFLNEDELTAFTNKNRELGLKTALAGSLKFDDLELLKKIDPEIIGVRGMVCGGDRSAVIKESLVQKAMTLVR; encoded by the coding sequence ATGGATTTGTTAGTTAGTCCGGCAAGCGTTGAGGAAGCAAAATCTGCGCTTTCCGCTGACATAATTGATGTGAAAAAACCCTCTGAAGGCTCTCTTGGAGCAAATTTCCCCTGGGTTATTTCTGAGATAAAAAGCATGACAGAAAAGCCTGTCAGCGCTGCAATTGGTGATTATAGTTTTCTTCCCGGAAGTGCATCACAGGGTGCTTTTGGCGCGGCATGTGCCGGTGCTGATTTTGTAAAAGTAGGCCTGATGTTCAAAGGGGATGATAATGCTCTTGAATTCATAAAAGCTGTTACTAAAGCTGTTAAGTGGAAGTTCCCTGAAAAGACAGTTGTTATTGCAACCTATGCGGATTATGACAGGGTTGACTCAATCTCTCCTTTTGATATGGCACCGCTTGCACAGAAGGCCGGCGCTGATATTGCAATGATTGATACTGCAGTAAAGGATGGAAAAGGACTTTTTGACTTTTTAAACGAAGATGAGCTTACTGCATTCACAAACAAAAACCGTGAACTGGGTCTTAAAACCGCGCTTGCAGGTTCTCTTAAGTTTGACGACCTTGAATTGCTAAAAAAGATAGATCCTGAGATAATTGGTGTCAGAGGGATGGTCTGCGGAGGCGACAGGAGTGCGGTTATAAAAGAGAGTCTTGTGCAAAAGGCTATGACTCTGGTCAGGTGA
- the guaB gene encoding IMP dehydrogenase has protein sequence MYKEKLDMITGYTFDDVLLVPAASSVEPSEANVYSRFSRNIRLSIPLVSAAMDTVTESGMAIALARAGSIGVIHRNLSPEREVEEITLVKQAGDFIERDVLTVKSDATVSDVDYMMKERNIGGLPVMDDGKIIGIVSRRDLRGIAPSRSSENIRNVMTKSPITVDDSIKIEDALEVMYANKVERLPVVDSKNSLIGIITMQDLLERQQYPNANLDKNGNLMVAAAVGPFDIKRARMLDKAGCNALVADCAHGHNLNVVKSVKKMKETVSCDVIAGNIATGEAAAELCDFVDGVKVGIGPGSICTTRVVAGVGVPQITAITSVAEVASKMDIPVIADGGIRYSGDVAKAIAAGADCVMMGSLFAGTDEAPGRVIAIKGRRYKQYRGMGSLGVMTGGHSSDRYFQKDIGQNKYVPEGIEGATPYVGSVSEVIYQLVGGLKSAMGYTGSSTIADMKEKAKFIRITSAGQVESHPHDILITDEAPNYRLSN, from the coding sequence ATGTATAAAGAAAAACTGGACATGATAACCGGTTACACCTTTGATGATGTTTTGCTAGTTCCGGCTGCATCGTCCGTTGAGCCGAGTGAGGCCAATGTCTATTCACGTTTTTCAAGGAATATCAGATTATCAATTCCTCTCGTATCTGCCGCAATGGATACTGTCACAGAGTCTGGAATGGCAATTGCACTTGCACGCGCCGGCAGTATCGGAGTCATCCATAGAAATCTTTCTCCTGAACGCGAAGTTGAGGAGATAACACTTGTCAAGCAGGCAGGAGACTTTATAGAAAGAGATGTTTTAACAGTAAAATCTGATGCAACCGTTTCTGATGTCGATTATATGATGAAGGAGAGAAATATTGGCGGACTTCCGGTTATGGATGACGGCAAAATCATCGGAATTGTCTCACGCCGTGATCTCCGTGGTATTGCTCCTTCGCGTTCTTCTGAAAATATCAGAAATGTAATGACAAAAAGCCCGATTACAGTTGATGATTCAATTAAAATTGAGGATGCGCTTGAGGTTATGTATGCAAATAAGGTCGAGCGTCTTCCTGTTGTTGATTCTAAAAACAGTCTTATAGGAATCATTACAATGCAGGATCTCCTGGAAAGACAACAGTATCCAAACGCAAATCTGGATAAAAATGGCAATCTGATGGTTGCAGCGGCAGTAGGTCCGTTTGACATCAAAAGAGCCCGGATGCTTGATAAGGCAGGATGCAATGCACTTGTTGCAGACTGTGCACACGGGCATAATCTCAATGTTGTAAAATCAGTTAAAAAGATGAAGGAGACTGTCTCCTGCGATGTTATTGCAGGAAATATTGCAACCGGTGAAGCGGCGGCAGAGCTTTGTGATTTTGTTGACGGAGTAAAGGTTGGAATCGGGCCTGGGTCAATATGCACAACAAGGGTTGTTGCGGGTGTTGGTGTTCCACAGATTACAGCTATTACATCAGTTGCTGAAGTTGCGTCAAAGATGGATATACCTGTAATTGCAGACGGCGGCATAAGATACAGCGGTGATGTTGCAAAAGCAATTGCCGCTGGTGCAGACTGTGTTATGATGGGAAGTTTGTTTGCAGGAACAGATGAGGCACCAGGACGTGTAATTGCTATCAAAGGTCGAAGATACAAGCAGTATCGCGGAATGGGATCACTTGGAGTAATGACAGGAGGTCATTCAAGCGACAGATACTTCCAGAAGGACATTGGGCAGAATAAATATGTTCCTGAGGGAATTGAGGGTGCAACACCTTATGTCGGATCAGTTTCTGAGGTCATATATCAGCTTGTCGGCGGCCTTAAATCAGCTATGGGCTATACAGGATCTTCAACAATTGCGGATATGAAAGAAAAAGCAAAGTTTATCAGAATAACATCTGCAGGACAGGTGGAAAGCCACCCGCATGATATTCTGATAACTGATGAGGCGCCTAATTACAGGCTGTCCAATTAA
- a CDS encoding ArsR/SmtB family transcription factor encodes MLEGDDVSRLLDILGNKNRRRIIQLLRQKPCFVTEISDRLMLSPKAVIEHLSMMEREDILEFRSDINRRKYYYLSKDFRIMIDLESVRAKIPSEILQNTDIIGRTVDKIKSIQELMDSRANLISDLEYLERDIDKKIRELKVSCKGLLDSETEVNLVLALASYEMDIVSLEEFLEVPGKELFDVLEGLTAKGIVERTGNLYRVCELYGK; translated from the coding sequence ATGCTGGAGGGTGATGATGTCTCCCGCCTGCTTGACATTCTCGGAAATAAAAATCGCCGCAGAATAATACAGCTTTTAAGGCAAAAACCCTGTTTTGTTACTGAAATATCAGACAGACTTATGCTTAGCCCTAAAGCTGTTATTGAGCATCTCTCAATGATGGAGAGGGAAGACATTTTAGAATTCAGGAGTGATATCAACAGAAGGAAGTATTACTATCTTTCAAAAGATTTTCGGATAATGATTGATCTTGAAAGTGTAAGAGCTAAAATACCATCTGAAATTCTCCAGAATACCGATATAATCGGGCGCACAGTAGATAAGATAAAAAGCATTCAGGAATTGATGGATTCAAGGGCAAATCTTATATCTGATCTTGAGTATTTAGAAAGAGACATCGACAAAAAAATAAGGGAATTAAAAGTCTCCTGCAAAGGACTATTAGATAGTGAGACAGAGGTAAATCTGGTACTTGCGCTTGCAAGTTATGAGATGGATATTGTCTCTCTTGAAGAGTTCTTAGAAGTTCCCGGAAAGGAGCTTTTTGATGTTTTGGAAGGCTTAACAGCCAAAGGTATTGTGGAGCGAACAGGCAACCTTTACAGGGTGTGTGAATTATATGGCAAATGA
- a CDS encoding heat-shock protein Hsp90 has product MANEPNDDVFKNLAKVMEDIISSLPLDENARFVGCTIISGHGEEPRIFQMDGQSGNEDDLEYEVMEGPEKVYVTVELPSDVITKPYIDIQPEFVRICFDESENSIRLPCMVQAGQSVSNIKNGILDIICDKLEISEAAE; this is encoded by the coding sequence ATGGCAAATGAACCAAACGACGACGTATTTAAAAACCTTGCAAAAGTGATGGAAGATATAATCAGCAGTCTCCCTCTTGATGAGAACGCACGTTTTGTAGGGTGCACAATTATTTCAGGACATGGCGAAGAGCCGCGTATTTTCCAGATGGACGGCCAGTCAGGCAATGAGGATGATCTGGAATATGAGGTGATGGAAGGTCCTGAGAAGGTTTATGTGACAGTAGAACTGCCTTCGGATGTAATCACAAAGCCTTACATTGATATCCAGCCCGAGTTTGTACGTATATGTTTTGATGAAAGTGAAAATTCAATCAGACTTCCGTGCATGGTCCAGGCAGGCCAAAGCGTCAGCAATATCAAAAACGGGATTTTAGATATAATTTGTGACAAGCTTGAAATTTCAGAGGCGGCAGAATAG